One window of the Chryseotalea sp. WA131a genome contains the following:
- a CDS encoding insulinase family protein — protein MLTPALAQNKGKAKQSGTPEKPKMQDKPALSPPVKVTTVEGITEYKLSNGLRVLLFPDQSKQTITVNITYLVGSKHENYGETGMAHLLEHLVFKGTPKHPNIPQELTEHGCRPNGTTFLDRTNYYETFAATEENLKWALDLESDRMVNSFIAKKDLDSEMTVVRNEFEMGENNPWRVLWQRVMSTAFEWHNYGKSTIGARSDIENVPIDRLQAFYRKHYQPDNAVLIVAGKIDEAKTLEMINQKFGPMAKPERLLQTTYTKDPTQDGERTVSVKRVGDVQMVMVGYHIPPGTHADYPAIEVLNQILSTEPGGRLYKALVDSKKASSIGSINFQLQDPGILLAFAEVLKEKSLDDAKNSMLKVFDEFSQNLPPKEEIERAKNEILKNIDLSFNSSERIGLELSEYIGMGDWRMLYITRDKIKAVSLLDIKRVASKYLKADNRTVGTFVPTEKPDRAEIPDAPNVQELVKDYKGTQTIAEGEAFDPSPANIETRTSKMTLANGAKVAMLSKKTRGESVQGRITLRLGTEQSLANKGTIGEFAASMLNKGTSKHTRQQIKDEFDRLKANVQIFGGATQASVNIETTRPNFAEVLKLVAEVMKEANFPADEFDKLKEEEIAGIESQRSEPTAKASIRMQQHMNPYPKSDPRYVESFDESLASIKALKLEEVKKFHTDFYGANNATMSFVGDFDEPAIKSLIGELFGNWKSAQPFQRLVSKYTPVAAINENIETPDKANAFFLAGLGMEMRDDNPDYPALILGNYMLGGGFLNSRLATRIRQKEGLSYGVGSQFFAGSLDNVGTFNAYAIYAPENATKLEAAFKEEIQKVITDGFTAEEVAAAKSGWTQGQSVTRAQDNSLANTLNNYQFINRDMKWVESYEKAVNAITVEQINAVMKKYIKPEMISYVKAGDFAKTAKK, from the coding sequence ATGCTAACGCCAGCGTTGGCTCAAAACAAAGGAAAGGCAAAGCAATCAGGTACACCGGAAAAACCCAAGATGCAGGACAAGCCTGCTTTATCTCCTCCGGTAAAAGTTACTACGGTAGAGGGTATTACGGAGTACAAATTGTCTAATGGATTGCGTGTTTTGTTGTTCCCTGATCAATCAAAACAGACCATTACGGTGAATATCACTTACTTGGTTGGCTCTAAACACGAAAACTATGGAGAAACGGGCATGGCCCACTTGCTGGAACACTTAGTTTTTAAAGGCACGCCCAAGCACCCTAATATTCCTCAGGAACTCACCGAACATGGATGTCGTCCTAATGGTACAACTTTTTTGGACCGAACCAACTATTATGAAACATTTGCTGCCACAGAAGAAAACCTAAAGTGGGCGTTGGATTTGGAATCAGATCGCATGGTAAACTCTTTCATCGCCAAGAAAGACTTGGACAGCGAAATGACGGTCGTGCGGAACGAATTTGAAATGGGTGAAAACAATCCATGGCGAGTACTATGGCAACGAGTGATGTCCACTGCTTTTGAATGGCACAATTATGGAAAGTCAACGATCGGAGCGCGCTCTGATATCGAAAATGTGCCAATCGATCGGTTGCAGGCATTTTACCGCAAGCACTATCAACCAGATAATGCCGTATTGATTGTTGCAGGAAAAATTGATGAAGCCAAAACGCTAGAGATGATTAACCAAAAGTTTGGCCCAATGGCTAAGCCGGAGCGTTTATTACAAACCACCTACACCAAAGACCCCACACAAGATGGTGAACGTACCGTTTCTGTTAAGCGAGTAGGCGATGTGCAAATGGTGATGGTGGGCTATCACATTCCACCCGGTACGCATGCTGATTACCCAGCGATTGAAGTACTCAATCAAATACTTTCTACAGAACCAGGTGGCAGACTGTATAAAGCGTTGGTTGATTCTAAAAAAGCAAGCAGCATTGGCTCTATCAATTTTCAACTGCAAGACCCAGGTATTCTCCTCGCTTTCGCGGAAGTATTGAAAGAAAAGTCGTTGGACGATGCTAAAAACTCAATGCTAAAAGTGTTTGATGAATTTAGCCAAAACCTGCCTCCGAAAGAAGAAATCGAGCGCGCTAAAAATGAAATTCTAAAAAACATCGACTTGTCATTCAATTCATCTGAGCGTATTGGCTTAGAATTGAGTGAATACATAGGCATGGGCGATTGGAGAATGCTTTACATCACCCGCGATAAAATAAAGGCAGTGTCATTACTGGACATCAAACGGGTAGCTTCAAAATATCTGAAGGCTGATAATCGCACCGTTGGCACTTTCGTACCTACCGAAAAACCCGATCGCGCTGAAATTCCTGATGCACCCAATGTGCAAGAATTAGTGAAAGATTATAAGGGTACACAAACCATTGCCGAAGGTGAAGCATTTGACCCCTCTCCTGCCAATATTGAAACCCGTACTTCTAAAATGACCTTGGCCAACGGAGCGAAAGTGGCGATGCTATCGAAGAAAACACGTGGCGAATCGGTGCAAGGACGAATCACCTTGCGGCTAGGAACAGAGCAATCGCTGGCCAATAAGGGAACGATTGGAGAGTTTGCAGCCAGTATGCTGAACAAAGGCACGAGCAAACATACTCGTCAACAAATCAAAGATGAGTTTGATAGGCTAAAAGCCAACGTGCAAATTTTTGGAGGTGCTACACAGGCATCGGTGAACATTGAAACCACCCGACCAAACTTTGCAGAAGTATTGAAGCTCGTTGCCGAAGTAATGAAAGAAGCTAATTTTCCTGCTGATGAGTTTGATAAATTGAAAGAAGAAGAAATTGCGGGCATTGAATCACAACGAAGCGAACCTACAGCAAAGGCAAGCATTCGGATGCAACAGCATATGAATCCTTATCCAAAGAGCGATCCTCGCTACGTGGAGTCGTTTGATGAAAGCTTGGCCAGTATAAAAGCTTTAAAATTGGAAGAAGTAAAAAAATTTCATACTGATTTCTATGGTGCCAATAACGCCACCATGTCTTTTGTTGGTGATTTTGATGAACCCGCCATTAAATCCTTGATTGGCGAATTGTTTGGAAATTGGAAAAGTGCTCAGCCTTTCCAGCGATTGGTTAGTAAGTACACTCCGGTGGCGGCTATCAACGAAAACATTGAAACTCCCGATAAAGCGAATGCATTTTTCTTAGCTGGCCTAGGAATGGAAATGCGCGATGACAATCCCGATTACCCAGCTTTGATTTTAGGGAACTACATGCTTGGTGGTGGATTCTTAAATTCACGATTAGCGACACGCATTCGACAAAAAGAAGGATTGAGCTATGGGGTAGGATCACAATTTTTTGCCGGATCCTTGGATAATGTAGGTACCTTCAACGCATATGCCATCTATGCTCCGGAAAATGCGACTAAGTTGGAAGCCGCTTTCAAAGAAGAAATCCAAAAGGTGATCACCGATGGCTTTACTGCCGAAGAAGTGGCTGCGGCTAAATCAGGTTGGACACAAGGCCAATCGGTAACACGTGCGCAAGACAATTCGTTGGCGAACACACTTAACAATTATCAGTTTATAAACCGTGATATGAAGTGGGTGGAGAGTTATGAAAAAGCAGTAAATGCTATTACGGTAGAACAAATCAATGCGGTGATGAAAAAATACATCAAGCCCGAAATGATTTCGTATGTGAAGGCAGGCGATTTTGCAAAAACGGCTAAGAAATAG